The following are encoded in a window of Castanea sativa cultivar Marrone di Chiusa Pesio chromosome 5, ASM4071231v1 genomic DNA:
- the LOC142633288 gene encoding histidine-containing phosphotransfer protein 4-like, whose protein sequence is MEGSPLLRQVAHQRQTLFDEGLLDEQFVQLEELQDRTNPNFVEEIVTTYYQDTSRLILNIEQELERRPLDFGRLDGYVYQFKGSSTSFGAKKVKAECSLFREYCRAGNGEGCMRTFQQLKREYATLKRKLEAYFQLARQARLTQTASPPG, encoded by the exons ATGGAGGGGAGTCCGTTGCTCAGACAGGTTGCCCACCAGAGACAGACTCTCTTTGATGAG GGACTCCTAGACGAACAATTTGTCCAATTGGAGGAGTTGCAAGATCGTACTAATCCAAATTTTGTCGAGGAAATTGTCACAACTTACTACCAGGATACATCTAGACTAATCCTTAACATAGAGCAGGAATT GGAGAGGAGGCCACTTGATTTTGGTAGGCTGGATGGCTATGTGTATCAATTCAAGGGAAGTAGCACAAG CTTTGGAGCCAAAAAGGTTAAAGCTGAGTGCTCATTGTTCAGGGAATATTGCAGAGCAGGAAATGGAGAAGG ATGCATGAGAACTTTCCAACAACTGAAGAGAGAATATGCCACACTAAAAAGGAAACTTGAAGCTTACTTTCAG CTAGCAAGACAAGCTAGGCTCACTCAGACAGCATCTCCGCCCGGGTAA